A portion of the Candidatus Methylomirabilota bacterium genome contains these proteins:
- a CDS encoding Crp/Fnr family transcriptional regulator, with protein sequence MIDLRCASSYNNTGRSGTPPCHYPGVAMVSEQLKAIPYFQDLDARALEGIRANAFEVRLEKGHMLFTEGEPAQAMYVVRSGKVRIFKLSPDGREQVLRIAEAGDCFNEVPIFDGGPNPANAQAIEPAALWGIRREGMRRLVEEHPAIAIGFLKAFAGKLRYFTRKVEDLSFRSVTSRVAKHLLEMAEDDGRGGLRLKQQSTQQEMASVVGTAREMIGRAFKALEKEGAITFDRHGVVIVSRAALIRML encoded by the coding sequence ATGATTGACCTGCGCTGCGCGTCCTCCTACAATAATACCGGGCGTTCGGGAACTCCTCCGTGTCATTACCCTGGGGTGGCCATGGTGTCGGAGCAGTTGAAAGCGATTCCCTATTTTCAGGATCTCGATGCGCGAGCGCTCGAGGGCATCCGGGCCAACGCATTCGAGGTGCGGCTGGAGAAGGGACACATGCTGTTTACGGAGGGGGAGCCGGCTCAGGCGATGTACGTAGTTCGATCCGGCAAGGTGAGGATCTTCAAGCTGTCCCCTGACGGGCGCGAGCAGGTCCTCCGGATTGCGGAGGCCGGCGATTGTTTCAATGAGGTTCCGATCTTCGATGGTGGGCCGAATCCCGCCAACGCGCAGGCGATAGAGCCGGCGGCGCTCTGGGGTATTCGGCGGGAGGGGATGCGGCGCCTGGTTGAGGAGCACCCGGCTATCGCGATCGGCTTTCTGAAGGCGTTCGCGGGGAAGCTCCGCTACTTTACCCGCAAGGTGGAGGACCTGTCATTTCGCAGTGTGACAAGCCGCGTGGCCAAGCACCTGCTGGAGATGGCCGAGGATGACGGCAGAGGCGGCCTGCGCCTCAAGCAACAGTCCACGCAGCAGGAGATGGCGTCTGTTGTCGGGACGGCCCGCGAGATGATCGGCCGGGCCTTCAAGGCTCTGGAAAAGGAAGGCGCCATCACGTTTGATCGCCACGGGGTCGTAATCGTGAGCCGGGCCGCCCTGATCCGCATGCTCTGA
- a CDS encoding DUF2249 domain-containing protein yields the protein MTNESSCHGDAQGTGTPIPEALRNVPDNRRVILDVRDQVRAGEEPFQRIMQTVMSLKDDQVFVLYNIFEPVPLYGVMAQRGFTHWTQKRGPEDWCITFYRAGAQAATAPAPAAASRPAPPAGNAIVVDARGLEPPQPMAKILENLPRIAAGGQILAMTDRRPMLLYPKLEERGFAFSTEETTHGWFETRIWK from the coding sequence ATGACGAACGAGAGCAGTTGCCACGGAGATGCCCAAGGGACGGGTACGCCTATACCCGAGGCACTTCGGAACGTACCCGATAATCGCCGGGTGATCCTGGATGTTCGCGATCAGGTGCGGGCAGGAGAAGAGCCGTTTCAGCGAATCATGCAGACCGTTATGTCGCTCAAAGACGATCAGGTATTTGTCCTCTACAATATCTTTGAGCCGGTCCCACTGTATGGCGTGATGGCGCAGCGGGGTTTTACGCATTGGACACAGAAGCGCGGTCCCGAAGACTGGTGTATCACCTTCTATCGGGCCGGCGCACAGGCCGCGACCGCTCCGGCGCCTGCCGCCGCATCGAGACCGGCACCGCCCGCCGGGAACGCCATCGTCGTGGATGCCCGTGGACTGGAACCGCCACAGCCGATGGCGAAGATTCTGGAGAATCTCCCTCGGATCGCTGCAGGCGGACAGATCCTGGCCATGACCGACCGGCGGCCGATGCTGCTCTATCCGAAGCTTGAGGAGCGAGGCTTCGCCTTCTCCACTGAGGAGACGACGCATGGTTGGTTCGAAACCCGCATCTGGAAATAG